Below is a window of Flavobacterium sp. N2820 DNA.
ATCACTATCAATATTAAAATATCGGCTCAATACTCTAAAAACATTTCCATCAACAACTGCAACAGGTTCATTATAAGAAAATGAAGCAATTGCGGCGGCAGTGTACTCGCCTACACCTTTTAACTGTAATAAATTTTTATAATTCTCTGGAAAATTTCCATTCAATTCCACAGCAATATATTTTGCCGTGGCATGTAAATTTCTAGCTCTGGAATAATAACCTAGTCCTTGCCATAATTTCAAAACTTGTTCTTCATCAGCTTTTGCTAAATCAAAAACAGTAGGAAAAGCTTCTGTAAAAGCTAAAAAATAAGGCAAACCTTGTGCTACTCGAGTTTGTTGTAGCATAATTTCAGATAGCCAAATTAGGTACGGATTTGTAGTGTTACGCCAAGGCAAATCGCGCTTGTTTTGTAAATACCAATGAATTAAAGAGTTAGAAAATTCCATATTTTTTTATTGGACAACAAAAATAAATCTTTAGTAATTAAAATTTAATCAATTATGATTGATTTATTGTTTTTTTAATTCTTATATTTGCAAACTCAAAAAAATACACAATATATTAAATACGAAAGAAAATGACGAAAGCAGATATCGTAGCGAAAATTTCAGAAAAATTAGGTCTTGAAAAAGGAGATGTTCAAGCAACTGTTGAGACTTTTATGGAAGAAGTAAAAAACTCATTAGAAACTGGTGATAATGTTTATTTAAGAGGTTTTGGTAGTTTTATTATCAAAACAAGAGCTGAAAAAACAGGAAGAAACATTTCTAAAAACACTACAATTAAAATTCCTGCACACAACATTCCAGCATTTAAACCTGCAAAAGTGTTTGTAGAAAGCGTTAAAGAAAAAACAGAAGTTACAGTATAAAAATAAATTATTAATCTAAACACCAACATGTTATGCCAAGTGGTAAAAAAAGAAAAAGACATAAGGTAGCAACGCACAAACGTAAGAAAAGAGCGAGAGCAAACCGTCATAAAAAGAAAAAGTAGTTTAAAACTACTTTTTCTTTTTTAGAAAAAAAGTTCATTGAAATTAATCAATTCAACATTGATTATCGGGAAAAATCCTGTAAAATTATTATTTAATCCATCTGTGAAAATGTTAGATGAGCGATGTTAGATGAGGGATGAAACAAATCAGCCAGCATCAAAACATCAAACACCCAGCACAAACAGATAAAAATGTACCGCATGAACAAAGAATTAATTATTCGATCAGGTTCAGACGCTGTAGATTTTGCCTTATTAAAAGATGGAAAACTAATTGAATTACACAAAGAAGAAGAGAAACAAAGCGATTTTGCGGTTGGTGATATTTTTATTGCCAAAATACGAAAACCCGTTGCCGGCTTAAATGCCGCTTTTGTAAACTTAGGTTATGAAAAAGATGCTTTTTTGCATTATCATGACTTAGGTCCAAATCTTCCTTCTTTGATGAAATTTATTAAACTTGTAAGCGCAGGTAAATTAAAAGATTATTCACTCAAAAATTTTCCTTTTGAAGCTGAAATCAACAAAGACGGATCAATTATGGATATTTTAAGTCCAAATCAGTCGATTTTAGTTCAAGTGGTTAAAGAGCCTATTTCTACAAAAGGTCCCAGAATTAGTTCTGAGATTTCTTTAGCAGGAAGATACGTGGTTTTAGTTCCTTTTTCAGACCGAGTTTCTGTTTCTCAAAAAATAGAATCTAAAGAAGAAAAAGACAGATTAAAAAGACTGGTTCAATCCATTAAACCAAAAGGATTCGGTGTTATTGTGCGAACAGTAGCCGAAGGCAAAAAAGTAGCCGAACTTGATAAAGATCTACAAACACTTCTAGAACGATGGATGTCGATGAGCAGACGATTACAAACTGCAAATCACCCATCAAAAGTTTTGGGAGAGTTAAACAAAGCTTCTTCTATATTGAGAGATGTATTTAACGATACATTTTCTTGTATACATGTAGACGACGAAGATTTGTATTTAGAAACGAAGGAGTATTTGCAAGAAATAGCTCCGGATAAAGTGTCTATCGTAAAACACTATCAGTCAAAAGACACGCCTCTTTTTGAGAAATATCATATTGAACGACAAATAAAAACGTCTTTGGAAAAACAGTTTCCATGAGCAAAGGTGCGTATTTAATTATTGAACACACAGAAGCGTTACACGTTATTGATGTAAACAGCGGAAACCGTTCAAGCAAAGCACTAAGCCAAGAAGATACTGCACTTGAAGTTAACATGATTGCCGCAGCTGAAATTGCTCGACAATTGAGACTTAGAGACATGGGCGGAATTATTGTGGTGGATTTCATTGACATGCAAAATCCAGAAAACCGCAAAGTTTTATATGATTTCTTAAGAGAAGAAATGAGTGACGATAAGGCCAAGCACAAAATCTTGCCTCCTAGCAAATTTGGATTAATTCAAATTACTAGACAAAGAGTCAGACCAGAAGTAAACATTAAAACAAGAGAAGAAGACCCAAACAATGAACATGGGGAAATTGAAGCTCCAATTTTAATCGTTGACAAAATTGCAACTGACCTTGAACGCATTATAAAAGACCATAAAAAAGTTGTACTTAACGTACATCCGTTTGTGGCAGCATACCTTACAAAAGGTTTTCCATCATTACGTTCAAAATGGTTTTTTGAACATAAAAAATGGGTGAAAATTATACCTCGTGACGCTTACACGTATCTAGAGTTTCATTTCTTCGACAAAGAAGGCAATGAAATTATAGTAAAATAATATGGGATGTATCCTGTAAAAACAAAAACCGCTACTCGAAAGATTAGCGGTTTTTTTGTTTTTTATTGTTCAAAAAAATTCTCCCATAAATCATACAATTTTTTGTTTTTCTCTTTGTAAGTTTTTTTGAATTTTAAGACTAAAGTATCTTTATCTTGAGTTGGATTTTCGTAATATTGAATCCATTCTTTTCCATTATTCAATTCTGAAGTGTTTTTGTATTGTTTCACAACACTTTTTTCAGATATTAACTTGTTGTTTTTCCATTTATAAATGGTCTGAATATTTTCCATATACCAACTACCAAAGTACTTATAATAAACCAAATTTTTATTATTATCATAGGATAATTCAGTCGCAAATAAACTACAAGATTTTATAAATTTGTTTGTCTTTGTATCAAATTTGTAAATTGTATTTTGCTGGTTACCATTCATGTTATAATGTCCTTTAATTAAAATCTCATTATCCTCATCAAAGTTGAAATTTTGAAAATTAAAACTCAAAACATCCCAGTTGTAATCGTCTGATTCTATTCTTTTCCATTTATCATCATATTTATAAAAATAAATATTTTGTGTTTGCCAATTTCCATAAATATCAAAAGCGAATACATCACTTTTATTTATAAATTTCCCAATAACTATAACTCTTGAAGAATCAGAATCTATTATTGAATCTAATGGATAGATAAATTCATTTTCTTTTAATTGTAAAATTTCATCATTGTGTGAATTTAACAGACTGTCAACGTTTAGCTTTTCATGAAATAAATTTGGTTCAAGAATAATTTCTTCAATAGATTCACTTGGATTATCTCCTTTACTATCTTTTTTTCTAGCTGAGCAATTATAAAAAAGCACAATTCCAATTAGAAGAATTATGCTTTTCATAAATTTATTCTTTATTGATTTCTTAATCCAACTCATATTCCAATCGAACAGTAATTCTTGCAGTTTTATTTTTGCTATATGTATCGTTGTTTCCGCCGTAGCTATCTTCTTCGGTAGAACCTTGGCCTGTAATTTGGAAAACACCCATACTTGCCGATTTTAATTTTCCTAAACTTCCATCGGCCGCTTTTACAATTTTTTGAGCACGCTCACTAGCATCTTTTGACGCGTTTTGAATCAAACTATGCTTTAAACTTGGTAAATCAGAATAGGTGTATTGAATAGAATTAGAAGACAATTCAATTCCCGAATTAATTAATTCAGATGTTTTGCTGGATACTTCTTCAATTCGTTTCATTAAACTTGGATTCTTTTTAGCTGAAAAAGAAATCGTTTGTGTGGCTTCATAACCATCAAAAACTTGCTCGTATTTGGTTTGATAAGCTACTTCCGTGTTTTCGGTTCTGACTTCTCTAAAACGTTTGTTGAATTGTACCGCTCCAAAAGTAAATTCTTCTTTCTTAAAACCTTTGTTCAAAAAGAAATCAGAAACAATTTTTTGATCAGAAATCATCTTGTTATACGCTTCTTTAATATCAAAACTCTTGGTTGTAAAACTGCCCGACCATAAAATTTCATCTGAAACGAAATCTTTTGTTCCTAATCCAATTACGGAAATAGTGTCTAAGTTTTCATTACGATTTTTAAATGCCGAACCTAAAATAAATGCTGTAATAATTATTGAAATTCCAATAATTAAGGTCGATTTTAATCTACTTTCCATACTTTTTAAAAGATTAGTTTGTTTTCTAATGCAACATCAAAAGGTATACCAAGTTACGAAATTTTAAGTCACTTTAAAAACTATCTTCTGCTTTTAAAAAAAGCAATCATCAAATCAGCACATTCTTTTTCCAAAACTCCCGAAACTACTTGGGTTTTTGGATGCAGTTGCGTTCTCATTTTTTGAAAACCTCTGTTTTCATCGGAAGCACCAAAAACAATTTTAGAAATTTGTGACCAATACAAAGCACCTGCACACATTTGACAAGGTTCTAATGTAACATATAAAGTACAATCTTTCAAATATTTTCCGCCTATGAAATTCGCAGCGCTAGTTATAGCTTGCATTTCTGCATGAGCAGTAACATCATGTAATAACTCGGTTAAGTTATGGGTTCGAGCAATTACTTTATTATCAATCACAATAACAGCTCCAACTGGTATTTCGCCTTTTTCAAAAGCTACTTCGGCTTCTTGCAAGGCTTTCTTCATAAAATATTCATCGGTAAAAATATTCTCCATAAGTACAAAAATACGATAACCAATTCTTACTTTTGTGCTGTCATGAAAAATTTACTTTCAAAAATTAACAACCCTATCGATTTAAGGAAACTTCCTGAAAATCAACTCCCTCAATTAGCCAAAGAATTGAGAGACTTTATCATTGATATTGTTTCGAAGAAAGAAGGGCATTTGGGTGCAAGCTTAGGTGTTGTAGAATTAACGATTGCACTGCATTATGTTTTCAACACACCGGAAGATTTGTTGGTTTGGGACGTCGGTCATCAAGCTTACGGACATAAAATTTTAACAGATAGGCGCGCTATTTTTCATACAAATAGAGAATCAAACGGAATTTCAGGGTTCCCGAAGCGAAGCGAAAGTATTTATGACACATTTGGAGTGGGACATTCTTCAACTTCTATTTCGGCCGCTTTAGGAATGGCGGTGGCTTCGAATTTAAAAGGCGAATTTAACAAACAACACATTGCGGTTATCGGTGACGCTTCAATTGCAAGCGGAATGGCATTTGAAGGCTTAAATCATGCAGGAGTTACTGATGCCAATTTATTAGTAATTTTAAATGATAATGCCATTGGTATTGACCCAAGTATTGGCGCTTTGAAAAATTATTTGACCGCTGTAAAAGAAGGTAAGAATCCAAAACAAAATAACATCATCAAATCATTGAATTTTGATTATTCGGGCCCGATTGATGGACATGATTTACCAAAATTGATTTTAGAATTAGAACGATTGAAATCGGTTAAAGGTCCAAAATTCTTACACGTCATTACCACCAAAGGCAAAGGATTACAATTAGCAGAAGAAGACCAAGTGAAATATCACGCGCCAGGAAAATTTGATGCCGAAACAGGTAAAATTCATCCGAAAGATGAATCGCATTTACCCCCAAAATTTCAAGATGTTTTCGGGCACACATTAGTAGAATTAGCGAAACAAAACGAAAAAATTATTGGAATAACGCCAGCAATGCCATCAGGAAGTTCTATGAAATATATGATGGAAGCTTTCCCAAAACGCGCAATTGATGTAGGAATTGCAGAGCAACATGCCGTTACTTTAGCTGCAGGGATGGCTACGCAAGGCATGGTGGTTTTTTGTAATATTTACTCTACTTTTTTACAACGTGCTTACGATCAAGTAATTCATGATGTAGCTTTGCAAAATTTACCTGTTATTTTTTGTTTAGACAGAGCTGGATTAGTGGGTGAAGATGGCGCAACACATCATGGCGTTTTTGATATTGCTTATTTAAATTGTATCCCAAACCTAATTATTGCTGCTCCAAAAGACGAAATAGAGTTACGAAATATCATGTTTACTGCTTCAGAAGGGTTAAATCATCCTATAGCAATTCGTTATCCAAGAGGAAGAGGTGAAATCGTAAATTGGCAACAACCTTTTGAAAAAATAGAAATTGGAAATGCAGCAACACTGAGAAAAGGAAGTAAAGTTGCTGTTTTATCTACAGGAACTATTGGCAATAATGTTACAAAAGCACTTAATACAATTGAACGTTCAGAACAATTTTCGCATTATCATTTTCCGTTTATAAAACCATTGGATATTGATTTTGTTCAAAAAATTGTAACTACTCACGACCAAATAATTACAATAGAAGATGGTGTAATTACGGGAGGTTTTGGCGTACAAATTAATACAATTATTGCTTCAAACAACTTAAACAAACCTATTATTAATTTGGGAATTCCAGATATTTTTATTGAACATGGAACGGTTTTTGAGCAACAACAATTTTGCAAAATAGACATTAAAAGCTTAATTCAATTATTTAACACTATTACACATGATTAAAAAAGCCTGCCTAATAGGGTTTTTACTCCTTACCACACAAAACAACTTTTCTCAAATTATTAGAACCGAGATACCAGACTCCACTTCAAATTGGACAAAAGAAAATAAAGTTGGGTTAGACATTTCGCAAATTACATTCGTAAACTGGAACGCAGGAGGAAACAATTCTGTCTCTGGTCTTTTAAAGGGACAATTTATCAGAACCTACACTAATGGAAATTTGAATTGGAAAAACGAATTAATTGCACGTTATGGAATTAATAAACAAGAATCACAAGATGTAAGAAAAACGGATGACCAGCTGCAACTGAATTCTACTTTTGGGTACCGAAAAGACACTATTTCAAATTGGTATTATGCAGGAAAATTTAATTTCAATACACAGTTTGCCAATGGTTATGCATATCCAAATACAGATTTAGCAATTTCAAAACCTTTTGCTCCAGCATACATATTCTTGGGTATTGGGTCTGAATATTCAAGAAAAGATTTGAATTTAAACCTTTATTTATCTCCGTTAACCAATAAAACAACGCTTGTTTTTGACCAACGTTTGGCTAATCAAGGGGCATTTGGTGTGGAAAAAGCTATTTACGACATAAATGGTGTATTGATTAAAGAAGGTAAAAACACCAGAACAGAAGTTGGTATATTAATTACGAATCAGTGGAAAAAAGAAGTTTATAAAAATATTAATTTAGAACATAGAGTTAGCCTTTATACCGATTATATAAACAATTTTGGTAATATTGATGTTGACTGGCAATTGCAATTAGCGATGGTAGTAAATCAATATGTAAAAGCTAATATTGGCACTCACTTGCTTTATGATGATGACATTAAGTTTAAAGAAGAAGAAGCGGGTATTCAAGTAACTAAAGGACCTAGAGTTCAGCTCAAACAATTACTCGGTGTAGGAATTGAATATAATTTTTAAAAAAAGAGGCTCTGAAATTTCAGAGCCTCTTTTTTTACTTTATTTTTTTATTGTAGCACTATTTTTTCTGTGTGAGATAACCCTTCAGCTTCCATTTTAACTATATAAAATCCAGACTGAAGTCCTTGAAGATTAATCATTTTATCTCCTGAAAAATCTTCAGAATTAGTATACACATTTCGACCATTAATATCATAAATATTAATATTCAAATTACCTGAGTAATTATTTATTGAAACGTTAAGTATTCCATTATTTGGATTTGGGTAAATTTTAATCCAATTAGAAGTTTCAAAATTATTTGCTGATAAAGTACAATTTGAACCGGTTGCAGGAGTACTTCCTGGTATTGGAGTTGTAAAATCTTCTACCTGATCTTGAACACCAGCCACACCAAAAGTAGTTCCTGAAGTAGCATTAACTCCCAAACCTCTTCTTGCAAAAGTTTCCCAAATCATACAGTAATCTTCACCATTAGTTGTATTTATGTCAGCTTGGATTATGGCATTTCTACATTGAACTAAAGAAGGATTAGCAGGTGTTAATTTCATTGCATCTAAAACTAATCGCATCACTTTATTATTCCCACCAGTTCCATTATAAATATTTGGATCATAACCATATTTATCAATATAATTCCAAGTCAAATCCCATAACATCACACACCAAATAGAACCTAATCCATGCACATCTACTCTATCTGTACTAGTAGCTGCATCAGTGTACCATTGTGTATTCGTGTCTCCAAAAGTATGAGGGTTTACCGACATATCCGTTGAATATCTATATTCACGAATACCATTTCCAGTAACTG
It encodes the following:
- a CDS encoding HU family DNA-binding protein, encoding MTKADIVAKISEKLGLEKGDVQATVETFMEEVKNSLETGDNVYLRGFGSFIIKTRAEKTGRNISKNTTIKIPAHNIPAFKPAKVFVESVKEKTEVTV
- a CDS encoding SIMPL domain-containing protein; protein product: MESRLKSTLIIGISIIITAFILGSAFKNRNENLDTISVIGLGTKDFVSDEILWSGSFTTKSFDIKEAYNKMISDQKIVSDFFLNKGFKKEEFTFGAVQFNKRFREVRTENTEVAYQTKYEQVFDGYEATQTISFSAKKNPSLMKRIEEVSSKTSELINSGIELSSNSIQYTYSDLPSLKHSLIQNASKDASERAQKIVKAADGSLGKLKSASMGVFQITGQGSTEEDSYGGNNDTYSKNKTARITVRLEYELD
- a CDS encoding nucleoside deaminase, encoding MENIFTDEYFMKKALQEAEVAFEKGEIPVGAVIVIDNKVIARTHNLTELLHDVTAHAEMQAITSAANFIGGKYLKDCTLYVTLEPCQMCAGALYWSQISKIVFGASDENRGFQKMRTQLHPKTQVVSGVLEKECADLMIAFFKSRR
- a CDS encoding 1-deoxy-D-xylulose-5-phosphate synthase, with product MKNLLSKINNPIDLRKLPENQLPQLAKELRDFIIDIVSKKEGHLGASLGVVELTIALHYVFNTPEDLLVWDVGHQAYGHKILTDRRAIFHTNRESNGISGFPKRSESIYDTFGVGHSSTSISAALGMAVASNLKGEFNKQHIAVIGDASIASGMAFEGLNHAGVTDANLLVILNDNAIGIDPSIGALKNYLTAVKEGKNPKQNNIIKSLNFDYSGPIDGHDLPKLILELERLKSVKGPKFLHVITTKGKGLQLAEEDQVKYHAPGKFDAETGKIHPKDESHLPPKFQDVFGHTLVELAKQNEKIIGITPAMPSGSSMKYMMEAFPKRAIDVGIAEQHAVTLAAGMATQGMVVFCNIYSTFLQRAYDQVIHDVALQNLPVIFCLDRAGLVGEDGATHHGVFDIAYLNCIPNLIIAAPKDEIELRNIMFTASEGLNHPIAIRYPRGRGEIVNWQQPFEKIEIGNAATLRKGSKVAVLSTGTIGNNVTKALNTIERSEQFSHYHFPFIKPLDIDFVQKIVTTHDQIITIEDGVITGGFGVQINTIIASNNLNKPIINLGIPDIFIEHGTVFEQQQFCKIDIKSLIQLFNTITHD
- a CDS encoding DUF3078 domain-containing protein; this translates as MIKKACLIGFLLLTTQNNFSQIIRTEIPDSTSNWTKENKVGLDISQITFVNWNAGGNNSVSGLLKGQFIRTYTNGNLNWKNELIARYGINKQESQDVRKTDDQLQLNSTFGYRKDTISNWYYAGKFNFNTQFANGYAYPNTDLAISKPFAPAYIFLGIGSEYSRKDLNLNLYLSPLTNKTTLVFDQRLANQGAFGVEKAIYDINGVLIKEGKNTRTEVGILITNQWKKEVYKNINLEHRVSLYTDYINNFGNIDVDWQLQLAMVVNQYVKANIGTHLLYDDDIKFKEEEAGIQVTKGPRVQLKQLLGVGIEYNF